From the Corynebacterium comes genome, the window CGCGTGGCCCTGGTGGCCGTGGCCGCCGGCGCGGTCTCCACCGCCGGGATCGGTGGGGCCACCGCTGCCACGCTGCAGGCTCAGGATCAGGCCCCGGCATCTTCGGAGGTCGCCGCCGTCGATGTGGAGTTGGCCGCCACTGACACCGCCCTGCCCTTAGATGCGACGCAGGTGGCACCGCAGATCTTGGCGATCTCGGAGTATAAGCCGGTAGCCAACCTCGAGGAGCAGCTGGACAAGGCGGTGGAGTACGCCGCTGAGCGTACCGAAGCCGCCGCTGCTGAGGCTGCCGCCGCGCAGGCCCCGTCCGCCTCTGTGGTCAAGCCCACCGAGGGCACCTTCACCTCCGGTTTCGGTATGCGCTGGGGCAGCCTTCACGCCGGCCTCGACATCGCCAACGTCGTGGGTACCCCGATTCTCGCCGCCATGGGCGGCACCGTCATCGACTCCGGTCCGGCCTCCGGTTTCGGCCAGTGGATCCGCATCCAGCACGACGATGGCTCCATTGCCGTCTACGGCCACATGGAAACCCTCGACGTCAGCGTCGGCGAGCAGGTCACCGCCGGCCAGAAGATCGCCGGTATGGGTAACCGAGGTTTTTCCACCGGGTCCCACCTGCATTTTGAGCTCTACCCCACCGGCAGCGGCGCCGTCGACCCTGCCCCCTGGTTCGCCCAGCACGGCATCACCTTCTAACCCCACCCCACCGGCAAGAAAACCCGGCCCTGGCCCTCAGGGCCGCGTCTGTGGCCGGGGTGTCGAACAGCCCCCCGCTGATCGTGGGTTAGTGCGCTGAGTGCCTCGAGGCCTAGTACAGGGGACTGTGTACTGTCTATCGTTATGAGCACGGTGACCCTGCCTCACATCTCCGCCTTGTCCCGGATGGGCCATGCCCTGTCCGATGACACCCGGACCGGAATTTTGCTGGCCCTGCGCCACGGGCCGGCTCGACCATCCGAGCTTGCCCGGCAGTTGGCTGTCTCCAAGCAGGTGATGTCGAATCAGTTGGCCTGCCTGCGCGGATGCGGACTAGTGGTCTCCACCCCGCAGGGGCGCAACGTCTGGTATTCGCTGGCTGACCCTCGGCTGGGTCACGCCTTGGGCGAGTTGCTTGAGTTGGTGGTCACCATTGATCCGGCCTGCTGCTCGCCGGATGGATGCACCTGTTCATGACCCTCCCAGGTAGAGACTTCGTCGGCAGGTTGCCGGGCGACCCTGGGCCTGCTGCCTTGACACTCCTGATTCCCACGAAAGATAGAACGGAACCCTCGTGAGCACTCCCACCAACCCCACCACCTCCACCCGGCCGTCGGGAAACTGGAGAAAAGCCCAGATCATTGTCTGGGCATTGTTGGCCGTCGTCGTCATCGCCGGGATCGTGGCCTTCCTCCTCGGCCGGGCGGACTCCACTTCTGCGCCCGCCCCCGAAACTGTGGCCAGTGATGCGGGCCAGGTGGTGAGGGACAACAGTCGGGTGCTGTCCCAGGCGCCGAACGAGAAGGCTGTGCTGGTGGAGTTCCTCGACTTCGAGTGCGAGGCCTGCCGGGCGGCGTACCCCTTCGTGGAGGACCTGCGCGCAGAGTATTCCGACAGCGTCACCTTCATCCATCGTTACTTCCCGTTGCCGGGTCACCGCAACTCCCTGCCGGCGGCTGTGGCAGTGGAGGCCGCCGGCCAGCAGGGCCAGTACGAAGCGATGTATCACCGGATGTTCGAGACTCAGTCCGAGTGGGGCGAGTCCTCGGAGGACAACAGCGCGGTCTTCCGCGGCTTCGCCGAGGATCTGGGACTGGACATGGCCGCCTATGACGCCGCTGTCGCCGATCCGGCCACCGAGGAACGGGTCCAGCTCGATGTGGCCGACGGCAAGGCTTTGGGTGTGCCCGGCACCCCGACCTTTTTCCTCGACGGCCAGCTTTTGACTCCGGACTCCCTGGAGCAGTTCCGGGCCGAGGTCGACGCGGCTGCCGCCGACTAACCCGAACCCATGACGCACTCACCCACCGCCGAAGACGAAACTGAGGTTCTCGTGACCGAGACGAACACTGACCCCTCTTTGCCGGCCGTCGCCCGGAACCGTCCTTTCGCCCTCATCCTGTTGATCACCGGTGTGATCGGATGGGTGGCCTCGGGCATCCTGGTGCTCGAACGCCTGGCCCTCTACGAGGACGCCGAACATGTCACCACCTGCGACATCAACGCGTTGGTTTCCTGTGGAAAGGTGATGGGCACCTGGCAGTCCGAACTGCTCGGCTTCCCCAACCCCCTGATCGGCATCGTCGCTTTCGCCGTGGTCATCACCACGGCGATGGCCATGCTATCCGGGGCCCGCTTCGCCGACTGGTACTGGGGGGCTCTGCAGGCAGGGGTGACCGTGGGCCTGCTGTTCATCGTCTGGTTGTGGTACCAGGCCCTGTTCGTCATCCATATTCTCTGCCTGTACTGCATGGTGGTGTGGGCCATGATGGTTCCGCTGTTCATCCTGCTTACCGTGCGCAACCTCGCTCATGGACTCTTCCCCGCTTCCCCTGCTGTGGTGCGGTTTTCCTCCCAATGGGCGGGCACCCTGATCGCCGTGATCTACGTCGCCGTCGCAGCCTCGGTGTTTTTCAGTTTCTACTCGGATTTCATCACTCTTTGATCCTGGTGATCGGCCGGTGCTGTTGTCGCGACCACCCCGGGAGGAAGGGGGTCGTAACCAGCAGACGGAGACAAAATATCTGCCTCTGAGCTGTGGTCAGGTGTGATGCCCTCGGGGAGAAGGTTTCCGATAGTGACCACGGTGGTAGCAGTTTTCGGGATACCAGACGGTGGGTTGAGGCTTAGGATGATCCTCAGAACGGACCTACCCGCGACGATGATCACCGGCAGAGAGAACCTACTGGATGTCTGCTCCCATTCGACACCGTGACGAACCCCATGGAACAGGCCATCATGCCCGGTTGAACTGGCTGCGTGCCGGTGTTCTCGGCGCCAATGACGGCATAGTCTCCATTGCGGCCTTATTGCTCGGTGTTATCGCCACAGGCATGGGGGAGGGGGCGATTTTTCTTGCCGGGGTGGCCTCGACCATCGCGGGTGCGGTGTCCATGGCGTTGGGTGAGTATGTGTCGGTCTCTGCTCAGCGGGACACCGAGAAGAAACTTTTGGCCCTGGAGCGCAGGGAACTGGCGGAGCAGCCGGAAGAAGAGCGCCAGGAGCTTGTTGGCATCCTCACCGGGTACGGCATCTCGCCAGAGACGGCCGACCAGGCCGCCCGGGAGATTGGCCAGAAGGACCCGTTGGCGGCCCATCTCCAGCTGGAGCTGGGAATGGACAGTGAGGAACTGACCAGCCCGGTTGCTGCTGCTGTCTCGTCGGCCATCTCCTTTGTGCTCGGGGCACTCCTGCCGTTGCTGTCGGTGTTTTTTGCCCCGGCGGGGTCTGCGGTTGTCGTGGTCACCGTGGTCACCCTCGTGGCGTTGGCGTTGACCGGGTTTATCTCCGCTGTCCTCTCCGGCACCTCGCGGATGCGGTCGTGTGCTCGTTTGGTGCTCGGAGGCGCCCTCGGCCTGGCCATCACCTATGGCGTCGGCTCGTTGTTTGGTTAAGGCTTCTCCCCTGATCCCAGGGCAGAAGCGAGGCGCCCTCGGCGGAAAAGGCCCCTGATTCGACATTCCTTCGTCTCCCGGTCGGCCCCCCGGGAGGCAGTGATCGGTCGTACCTGTGCGGGATGGGTAGGTTTCCCGGATGAAGGACCGTATCTCTCCCTCATTCTCGCCCGGCCCTATACGGGCCGGGGTATAGAAAATGCCCCAGTCTGTATACGACGAAGGCACGCCTCCAGCTTGACCACCCCGGAGGAGTTCACGGGAAAAAGAAGAGGAAAAGCTCTTCTTCTCTCTTGCCTGATCCACCCGACGCTGTCAGGCTGAAGGCGTCGAGTCATTGCGAAGTCACCGCCACGTTTTAAGGAGTCAGAGCATGTCCTACACCCACACTGTCACCGTGGCACTGTCCTACGAGGATGCCATCGCACGCACCCGGGAAGCGCTGGCCGAACAGGGATTTGGCGTGCTCACCGAGGTCGATATCAAGGCCACCTTCACCAAGAAGCTCGGGGCTGCGGCCGGGGAGGCTGTGGGGGACTACGTCATCCTCGGTGCCTGCAATCCCGCCCTGGCCAGTAAGGCGCTGGCCGCTGAGCCCGAGCTTGGTGCCCTGCTACCGTGCAACGTCGTAGTCCGCCGGGGGCCGGGGGATGAGCGGACCACGGTGGAGGCAATCGACCCGCAGACCATGGTGAAACTCAGCGACAGTGACCAGGTCCGCCAGGTCGCCGACGATGCTGACGCCCGACTGCAGGCAGCGCTGGAAGCCATCAGTGATGCCTAAGCCGGTCTTCGCCACCCTGACCCGTGGCCGAGGGCCAGGTCCCGGGGCAGGCGTGGTTATGTGGCCGTGGTTGGGCCTGTGAGAAGGCCTAGTTCGATGAATCGTGTAGTCCTCGCCTGATATCTGATCCCGAAAGGCACCATGATGAAGCGCACCATCACACTGTCCACCCTTCCCCTGCTCGCCGCCTTGACCCTGGCCGCCTGTAGCCAGGGGACCGAGACCGGGGACACTGGCACCCTGACCACCAGTGCCGAGACGGTTACCCGTTCCACAGAGACCACCACCGGAA encodes:
- a CDS encoding M23 family metallopeptidase codes for the protein MRLTAQRPARGKHRKITTSQTTGRVALVAVAAGAVSTAGIGGATAATLQAQDQAPASSEVAAVDVELAATDTALPLDATQVAPQILAISEYKPVANLEEQLDKAVEYAAERTEAAAAEAAAAQAPSASVVKPTEGTFTSGFGMRWGSLHAGLDIANVVGTPILAAMGGTVIDSGPASGFGQWIRIQHDDGSIAVYGHMETLDVSVGEQVTAGQKIAGMGNRGFSTGSHLHFELYPTGSGAVDPAPWFAQHGITF
- a CDS encoding ArsR/SmtB family transcription factor, with translation MSTVTLPHISALSRMGHALSDDTRTGILLALRHGPARPSELARQLAVSKQVMSNQLACLRGCGLVVSTPQGRNVWYSLADPRLGHALGELLELVVTIDPACCSPDGCTCS
- a CDS encoding DsbA family protein — encoded protein: MSTPTNPTTSTRPSGNWRKAQIIVWALLAVVVIAGIVAFLLGRADSTSAPAPETVASDAGQVVRDNSRVLSQAPNEKAVLVEFLDFECEACRAAYPFVEDLRAEYSDSVTFIHRYFPLPGHRNSLPAAVAVEAAGQQGQYEAMYHRMFETQSEWGESSEDNSAVFRGFAEDLGLDMAAYDAAVADPATEERVQLDVADGKALGVPGTPTFFLDGQLLTPDSLEQFRAEVDAAAAD
- a CDS encoding vitamin K epoxide reductase family protein; this translates as MTHSPTAEDETEVLVTETNTDPSLPAVARNRPFALILLITGVIGWVASGILVLERLALYEDAEHVTTCDINALVSCGKVMGTWQSELLGFPNPLIGIVAFAVVITTAMAMLSGARFADWYWGALQAGVTVGLLFIVWLWYQALFVIHILCLYCMVVWAMMVPLFILLTVRNLAHGLFPASPAVVRFSSQWAGTLIAVIYVAVAASVFFSFYSDFITL
- a CDS encoding VIT1/CCC1 transporter family protein → MSAPIRHRDEPHGTGHHARLNWLRAGVLGANDGIVSIAALLLGVIATGMGEGAIFLAGVASTIAGAVSMALGEYVSVSAQRDTEKKLLALERRELAEQPEEERQELVGILTGYGISPETADQAAREIGQKDPLAAHLQLELGMDSEELTSPVAAAVSSAISFVLGALLPLLSVFFAPAGSAVVVVTVVTLVALALTGFISAVLSGTSRMRSCARLVLGGALGLAITYGVGSLFG
- a CDS encoding DUF302 domain-containing protein, with the protein product MSYTHTVTVALSYEDAIARTREALAEQGFGVLTEVDIKATFTKKLGAAAGEAVGDYVILGACNPALASKALAAEPELGALLPCNVVVRRGPGDERTTVEAIDPQTMVKLSDSDQVRQVADDADARLQAALEAISDA